From the Candidatus Edwardsbacteria bacterium genome, the window CAATGACCACTGGTAAATAATAAATCAACAAAAGGATAATATGTTTCGTATTCTCTGTAAATCCAAGATCCATCGGGCCACCCTGACCGGGGCCAACCTGCACTACGAGGGCTCCATCGCCATAGACCAGGCGCTGATCGAGGCGGCCGACATCCTGCCAAACGAGATCGTCCAGGTGGTGAACATCAACAACGGAAACCGTTTTGAGACCTATGTCATCAAGGCTCCCAGAAGGTCCGGCACCATCACCCTCAACGGGGCG encodes:
- a CDS encoding aspartate 1-decarboxylase, with product MFRILCKSKIHRATLTGANLHYEGSIAIDQALIEAADILPNEIVQVVNINNGNRFETYVIKAPRRSGTITLNGAAARLGLPGDKVIVISSCYKEDAEAKKHQPKIVCVDNRNRIAKKTKL